GCATCGACGCCGCATTTCGCGCAGGAAGCGCGCACCCTTGCGCGTTCGGCGGCCAATCTGACGCAGAAACGGCTGTCGGAACTGATGCATATCTCCTCGCGCCTCGCCAAGCTGAATGCCGATCGGTTCCGCGACTTTGACGATCTGCCCGAACGGCCCGCGCTCTTCGCCTTTGCCGGGGACGTCTATACCGGTTTCGAAGTGGACACGCTCGATCAGGCGGGTGTCGCCTTCGCGCAGGATCATGTCCGCATGCTGTCGGGCCTTTACGGCCTGCTGCGCCCGCTGGACGCCATCCGCCCCTATCGCCTGGAAATGGGCACGCGCTGGGCGCCGCGTCACAAAAGCCTGACCGACTGGTGGGGCGACCGGATCGCGCAACTGCTCCGGGATCAGTTGGCGGAAGAAGGATCGGGCGTCATCCTCAACCTCGCCAGCCAGGAATATTTCGCCGCCGTCAAGGACAGGCTGGCCGGCATAAGGGTGATCGATGTCGATTTTCGCGAACCCGGCCCCAACGGCCCCCGTTTCGTCAGCTTCAACGCCAAGCGCGCGCGGGGCATGATGGCGCGCTGGCTGTGCGAACATCACATTACGGACGTAGAGGCGATGCGCGGTTTCGACAGCGACGGCTACCGCTTCGATGCCGATGAAAGCGAAGCGGACCGCTGGCGCTTCACCCGGATATGAGCGGGCCCGCCACGTCATCCGCCGTCATCATCGGCGCATCCGGCGGGATCGGCGGAGCATTGGAGGCTGCGCTGATCGAGGAAGACGCTTTTGCGGTGGTGCATGGCTTCGCACGGTCGCGAAACGGCGCGCAGCATCTCGACCTGCTCGACGAAGCCAGCATCGCAGCCGCCGCCGCGCATGTCGCCACCGGCCCCGCGCCCAGCATGGTGATCGTCGCCACGGGCCTGCTCCATGCCGGGGAACGCGGCCCCGAAAAGGCCCTGCGCGATCTTGATCCCGACTGGCTGGCGCAGCTTTACGCCGTCAACGCCATCGGCCCAGCGCTTGTCGCCAAGCGTTTCCTGCCAATCATGCCCCGGCAGGGCCGAACCGTGTTTGCGGCGCTGTCGGCGCGGGTGGGGTCGATCGGCGACAACCGCCTCGGCGGCTGGCACGGCTATCGCGCGTCGAAGGCCGCGCTCAACATGCTGGTCCGCACCCTCGCGATAGAGGAACGCCGCCGCAACGACCGCGCGATCGTCGTGGCGCTGCATCCCGGCACCGTCAATACCGCCCTGTCACGCCCCTTCCAGGCCAATGTCCCCGATGGCCGCCTGTTCGATGTCGAACGCGCTGCCCTGCAACTGCTGGACGTGATCGAAGGGCTCAAGACGCCCGACAGCGGCAAGCTCTTCGATTTTCAGGGCGACGAAGTCCCGTTCTGAACGGGAAGGCTGGCTCCCCCGGTCGCGGTTCTCTACGAAGCTGATTCTGAAATACCGATGATGGAACGCGCGGCGGCGCGCGACGGTGCAATATGGCCTCGTACATCTCTCCATTTACGTCGATGACATCGACGCCTGGGCGGCGCGCATCGTTCAAGCGGGCGGGACAGTCCATGAAGAAACCCGTGCCCATTTCGCCGCGGGCGCCCGAATGGCGTGCGGGTAGAGCTATATCAAGCTGCGCGCCCAGATGCTCCGGGTTTCAGGAGGCAATGCGATAGCCCGACAGATCAATATCGCGCAACGCATCGCGGGCGGTGGGATAATTATCTGGATTATCAGCCATGATCTCTCCTGTACCCCCTCTCCCTGAACGGCGCGTCCAAACCGAGAATGGCGGCGCGCACGGCCGCATTCCCCGGCTTGCCGCCGCTCGTCGCAAATCGATTGACGTCGCGCCAGCCGCCGGGGAATAGCTCGATCAAAGGGATCAGGGGGTGCGGCCAATGAAGTTCGGTATGGCAATGTCGGTGTTGGCGGCCTGTGCCGCGCTTGCGCCATCGGCGGCGCTTGCGGACGACCCACGCGACCCGTCGATGCAGAGCGCGCAGGCGCGGGCGCGCGACCGGGCGATCATCAAGCGGATGAACCAGCAGCAACTGGCCTATGTCCGCGAACGCGACGCCAGGATCATGAATGATTATCGCCAGGCGCGCAGCGGCGGCGATGGATATGCCAATGCGCGCCGCGAACATGCGCGCGACATGGCCGAATGGCGGCGCGCCGTGGCCGCCTGCAATGCGGGCCGCTGGGAATATTGCGATAACTGACGCCAACGGGCAGATCCTTCGCGATCAAACGCTGGACCGCGAGGCGCCCCAACGCCTTGGAGGCCCCCATTCGCTGATCCAATGCGACCTTGCGGAGGGGGGCTTTTCCTATGTGGATCTGTCAGATTGGTCGTTCGACCGCTGCAATCCGCGGCAGGCGGATTTCAGCAGGGCCACGCTGGAGCGCACGCGCTGACAATCATGCCGGGCGGCGGTTGCGGAGCTGACGGCATGCGATCTTGCCGACGCTGCCTTCCTTGCCAGCGATTTCGACAGTGCGTCCTTCAAACGCGCG
This region of Sphingobium sp. MI1205 genomic DNA includes:
- the yaaA gene encoding peroxide stress protein YaaA, encoding MIALLSPAKTLDFERPLPPLEASTPHFAQEARTLARSAANLTQKRLSELMHISSRLAKLNADRFRDFDDLPERPALFAFAGDVYTGFEVDTLDQAGVAFAQDHVRMLSGLYGLLRPLDAIRPYRLEMGTRWAPRHKSLTDWWGDRIAQLLRDQLAEEGSGVILNLASQEYFAAVKDRLAGIRVIDVDFREPGPNGPRFVSFNAKRARGMMARWLCEHHITDVEAMRGFDSDGYRFDADESEADRWRFTRI
- a CDS encoding VOC family protein, which codes for MQYGLVHLSIYVDDIDAWAARIVQAGGTVHEETRAHFAAGARMACG
- a CDS encoding SDR family NAD(P)-dependent oxidoreductase, with translation MSGPATSSAVIIGASGGIGGALEAALIEEDAFAVVHGFARSRNGAQHLDLLDEASIAAAAAHVATGPAPSMVIVATGLLHAGERGPEKALRDLDPDWLAQLYAVNAIGPALVAKRFLPIMPRQGRTVFAALSARVGSIGDNRLGGWHGYRASKAALNMLVRTLAIEERRRNDRAIVVALHPGTVNTALSRPFQANVPDGRLFDVERAALQLLDVIEGLKTPDSGKLFDFQGDEVPF